A region from the Aegilops tauschii subsp. strangulata cultivar AL8/78 chromosome 5, Aet v6.0, whole genome shotgun sequence genome encodes:
- the LOC109772281 gene encoding uncharacterized protein — protein sequence MNGEMMMRPPMPAPYQVWAAALAQQQQLPPVAEAPAAAGFKPARPAWKRASRQQSGWKQRKAAAQAQGRWGGSAAPRNTTSYLIRAKRAGGVASLVSPCPVTPAVLPTPRLSPAREVLVEMAKEAWGVDGYGSMKGLIRLRPQAAGPDAGDGDSGSGESDVEEHVEVERRLDHDLSRFEMVQLPAAPAGEDEDARAARLEEENLTLRARLFLVERDMADLRRRLLAVESLCRDRHRDGCVVDAALPSPTSDEAATEDAMVL from the coding sequence ATGAACGGCGAGATGATGATGCGGCCTCCCATGCCGGCGCCGTACCAGGTgtgggcggcggcgctggcgcagcagcagcagctcccgCCGGTGGCggaggcgccggcggcggcggggttcaAGCCGGCGAGGCCCGCGTGGAAGCGGGCGTCGCGGCAGCAGTCCGGGTGGAAGCAGCGCAAGGCCGCGGCCCAGGCGCAGGGGAGGTGGGGCGGGTCGGCGGCGCCGCGCAACACGACGTCGTACCTGATCCGGGCCAAGCGGGCGGGTGGCGTGGCGTCGCTGGTGTCGCCGTGCCCCGTGACGCCCGCCGTGCTGCCGACGCCGCGGCTGTCGCCGGCGCGGGAGGTGCTGGTGGAGATGGCCAAGGAGGCGTGGGGCGTCGACGGTTACGGCTCCATGAAGGGCCTCATCCGCCTCCGCCCCCAGGCCGCCGGCCCCGACGCCGGCGACGGCGACTCGGGCTCCGGCGAGAGCGACGTGGAGGAGCACGTGGAGGTGGAGCGCCGCCTCGACCACGACCTCAGCCGCTTCGAGATGGTGCAGCTCCCCGCCGCGCCGGCAggcgaggacgaggacgcccGCGCGGCCCGGCTGGAGGAGGAGAACCTGACCCTCCGCGCGCGGCTCTTCCTGGTGGAGCGCGACATGGCcgacctccgccgccgcctcctcgccgtcgAGTCCCTCTGCCGCGACCGCCACCGCGACGGCTGCGTCGTGGACGCCGCCCTGCCTTCCCCAACCAGCGACGAGGCGGCCACCGAGGACGCCATGGTACTCTGA
- the LOC109772279 gene encoding nicotinate-nucleotide pyrophosphorylase [carboxylating], chloroplastic, producing MTPATPTAAAPIRQHLPSSSARCGNPRPSARLRLPARPRAAPSASMSAEARPAPSPVPPPAHPTYDLSAVIALALSEDAGDRGDVSCLATIPTDVKAEATFIAKEDGVIAGISLAEMIFNQVDPSLKVEWFEADGNYVHKGLQFGKVYGCAQSIIVAERVVLNFMQRMSGIATMTKAMADAARPACILETRKTAPGLRLVDKWAVLIGGGKNHRLGLFDMVMIKDNHISVAGGITNAMTSVDQFLEKENLAIPVEVETRTLEEVRDLLKYTDENKTSLTRIMLDNMVVPLPNGDLDVSMLKDAVQLINGRFETEASGNVTIDTVKKIGETGVTYISSGALTHSVKALDISLKIDTELALQVGRRTNRA from the exons ATGACGCCCGCGActcccaccgccgccgcgcccaTCCGCCAGCACCTCCCCTCCTCCTCGGCGCGCTGCGGCAACCCGCGCCCCAGCGCCCGCCTGCGCCTGCCCGCTCGCCCCCGCGCCGCCCCCTCGGCCTCCATGTCCGCCGAGGCGCGGCCGGCCCCGTCGCCCGTGCCGCCTCCAGCGCACCCCACCTACGACCTCAGCGCCGTCATCGCCCTCGCCCTCTCCGAGGACGCCGGCGACCGAG GGGATGTGTCGTGTTTGGCTACCATACCAACCGATGTAAAGGCTGAAGCCACTTTTATCGCTAAGGAGGATGGTGTCATCGCAGGCATAAGCCTAGCTGAGATGATATTTAACCAGGTTGATCCGTCGTTGAAG GTTGAATGGTTTGAGGCTGATGGAAATTATGTCCATAAGGGATTGCAGTTTGGCAAAGTATATG GGTGTGCTCAGAGTATCATTGTTGCTGAGAGGGTTGTGCTAAATTTCATGCAAAGAATGAGTGGAATCGCTACAATGACGAAG GCCATGGCTGATGCTGCTCGTCCAGCATGCATACTGGAAACAAGAAAAACTGCTCCAGGTTTACGTCTGGTTGACAAGTGGGCA GTACTAATTGGTGGTGGGAAGAATCACAGGCTTGGATTATTTGATATGGTTATGATAAAAGATAATCATATTTCTGTTGCTGGGGGCATTACAAATGCAATGACATCTGTTGATCAGTTCTTGGAGAAGGAAAATCTTGCAATTCCTGTTGAG GTTGAGACGAGGACACTCGAGGAAGTTAGAGATTTATTGAAGTATACCGATGAGAACAAGACTTCATTAACTCGTATAATGTTGGATAATATGGTTGTACCTCTTCCTAATGGGGATCTAGATGTATCAATGCTCAAAGATGCAGTTCAGTTGATAAATGGAAGATTTGAGACAGAG GCATCTGGAAATGTGACGATCGATACGGTGAAGAAAATCGGAGAAACTGGAGTTACATACATTTCAAG TGGAGCGTTGACGCATTCCGTGAAGGCGCTCGACATATCTCTCAAGATAGACACCGAGCTGGCTCTTCAAGTTGGAAGGCGCACAAATCGCGCCTGA
- the LOC109772307 gene encoding F-box/FBD/LRR-repeat protein At3g26920-like: MDDAAAAEPEPKKLRQDEQEPPASREGDGDGEENLDHISRMPNDILGNVISLLSTKEAARTRVLSSRWRHLWRSAPLNLVVDRRLSGRERDRVAIVSKILATHHGPACRFSLAIGAIRLRRDLYAKFDGWFRSPALDGLEELEFYGGCNPLPPSALRLAPTLRVASFRDCGFPDVAAVPALRLPRLKHLKLPGVAISEEALLHLLAGCTALESLELQGNGLSTVRIVSPTLRSIAVYVSYYHKSDVVLQELVIEDAPCLERLIPLDSGDVPMTITVIAAPKLTVLGYLSSQIYELVIGTIIVKEMIPVSLTASMRTVKVLVLESIGPNLDTIARFLRCFPCMEKLYIQSRFRKDMKNVGPYDILIDPIECLSLHLSAIVINTYRGMQPDVNFAKFFVLNAKVLKVMKFGVCGTYNEKWMANQQRRLQLDKRASRDARFDFERDVGGCWFSNKKHTHDLWIADPFDSSLCNCC; this comes from the exons atggacgatgcggcggcggccgaacccgAGCCCAAGAAGCTGAGGCAGGACGAGCAAGAGCCTCCGGCGAGCAGGGAGGGTGACGGAGACGGCGAAGAGAACCTCGACCACATCAGCCGCATGCCCAACGACATCCTCGGCAACGTCATCTCCCTCCTCTCCACCAAGGAGGCCGCGCGGACACGCGTTCTCTCCTCCCGGTGGCGCCACCTCTGGCGCTCCGCCCCGCTCAACCTCGTCGTCGATCGCCGCCTCTCCGGACGGGAGCGTGACCGCGTCGCCATCGTCTCCAAGATCCTTGCCACGCACCACGGCCCTGCTTGCCGCTTCTCCCTCGCCATCGGCGCCATCCGCCTGCGCCGCGACCTCTACGCCAAGTTCGACGGCTGGTTCCGGTCCCCCGCGCTCGATGGCCTGGAGGAACTCGAATTCTACGGGGGCTGCAATCCGCTaccgccgtccgcgctccgcttGGCGCCCACGCTGCGTGTCGCCAGCTTCCGCGATTGTGGTTTCCCCGACGTTGCTGCTGTCCCCGCGCTCCGTCTCCCTCGGCTGAAGCACCTCAAGCTCCCCGGCGTCGCCATTTCGGAGGAAGCCCTCCTCCACCTGCTCGCCGGCTGCACTGCGCTCGAGAGCCTTGAGCTTCAGGGCAACGGGCTCAGCACTGTCCGGATTGTCTCGCCGACTCTTCGGAGTATCGCTGTCTATGTATCTTACTACCACAAATCAGACGTGGTGCTTCAGGAGCTTGTCATTGAGGATGCACCGTGCCTTGAAAGATTGATCCCACTTGATTCAGGGGATGTCCCAATGACAATCACGGTTATCGCGGCACCGAAGCTAACGGTATTGGGCTACCTGTCTAGCCAAATCTACGAACTTGTGATTGGAACCATAATTGTTAAG GAAATGATCCCCGTCAGCTTGACCGCGTcaatgcgcacagtgaaggtgtTGGTCCTAGAATccatcggccccaacctggataCAATTGCTCGATTTCTTAGATGCTTTCCTTGCATGGAAAAGCTATACATCCAG TCACGTTTTAGGAAGGATATGAAAAATGTGGGTCCATATGACATACTCATTGATCCTATTGAATGCCTCAGTCTCCATCTAAGTGCAATCGTAATAAACACCTATCGAGGCATGCAGCCAGATGTTAACTTTGCCAAGTTCTTTGTTCTGAATGCAAAGGTGCTAAAGGTAATGAAATTTGGTGTCTGTGGTACATATAATGAGAAATGGATGGCTAATCAGCAGAGACGGCTACAACTAGACAAGAGGGCTTCTAGAGATGCTCGATTTGATTTTGAAAGAGATGTTGGTGGGTGTTGGTTTTCCAATAAGAAGCACACACATGATTTGTGGATAGCTGATCCATTTGATAGCTCGTTATGCAATTGTTGTTAA
- the LOC109772306 gene encoding LOW QUALITY PROTEIN: FBD-associated F-box protein At4g10400 (The sequence of the model RefSeq protein was modified relative to this genomic sequence to represent the inferred CDS: deleted 1 base in 1 codon; substituted 1 base at 1 genomic stop codon) gives MDDAAAAAASNKRRRDLPALGDPPASREGAGGGDDASLDLISRLPDEILGTIISLLPSTKDSARTAILSSRWRHLWRSAPLNLAVDDALSSQESERIAVVSEILAAHPGPARRLCISSIFLGGHHHARFDGWFRSPALGGLEELEFYRGNSRRALPPSVLHFAPTLRVASIGRCNLSVIDAAPVLAFPRLKQLNLSGVAVSELALLRLHRAXSLELMGIRGLNTTRIVSPTLRSIGVSVGHYEELPEELVIEDAPCLERLISFGCNGPRTIRVIAAPKLTVLGYPSCRFYELVMGLGTIIVKEMIPISLAVTVRTVKVLVLESIGPNLDVVVGFLRCFPCVEKLYIQSRLSKDMKNVGQYGTPDPIECLELNLKAIVLNTYEGKTPDVDFAKFFVLNAKVLEVMKFGVYCNSCNQKWVANQHMRLQLDNRASRDARFDFERDYGNCRFYYKKHMHDMWIADTFDRSLCKFCRKV, from the exons ATGGACGATGCGGCGGCGGCTGCCGCatccaacaagcggaggcgggatCTGCCAGCACTTGGGGATCCTCCCGCCAGCAGGGAGGGTGCCGGCGGCGGAGACGATGCGAGCCTCGACCTCATCAGCCGTCTCCCCGACGAGATCCTCGGCACCATCATCTCCCTGCTCCCCAGCACCAAGGACAGCGCGCGGACAGCCATCCTCTCCTCCCGGTGGCGCCACCTCTGGCGCTCCGCGCCCCTCAACCTCGCCGTCGACGACGCCCTCTCCTCGCAGGAGAGCGAGCGCATCGCCGTCGTCTCCGAGATCCTCGCCGCGCACCCTGGCCCCGCCCGCCGCCTCTGCATCTCTAGCATCTTTCTCGGCGGCCACCATCACGCCAGGTTCGACGGCTGGTTCCGGTCCCCCGCCCTCGGCGGCCTCGAGGAGCTCGAGTTCTACCGGGGCAACAGCAGGCGCGCGCTGCCTCCTTCCGTGCTCCacttcgcgcccacgctgcgcgttGCCAGCATCGGCCGCTGCAACTTATCCGTGATTGATGCCGCCCCCGTGCTTGCCTTCCCTCGGCTGAAGCAGCTCAACCTCTCCGGCGTCGCCGTCTCGGAGCTGGCCCTCCTCCGCCTGCACCGTGCTTGA AGCCTTGAGCTTATGGGCATCCGTGGGCTTAACACCACCCGAATCGTCTCGCCGACTCTCCGAAGTATTGGTGTCTCCGTTGGTCACTATGAGGAGCTGCCGGAGGAGCTTGTCATTGAGGATGCACCATGCCTTGAAAGATTGATCTCATTTGGTTGCAATGGCCCAAGGACAATCAGGGTGATCGCCGCACCGAAACTGACGGTGTTGGGCTACCCGTCTTGCCGTTTCTACGAACTTGTGATGGGCCTGGGAACCATAATTGTTAAG GAAATGATCCCCATCAGCTTGGCTGTGACGGTGCGTACAGTGAAGGTCTTGGTTCTAGAATCTATTGGCCCCAATCTGGACgtagttgttggattccttagaTGTTTTCCCTGCGTGGAGAAGCTATACATCCAG TCACGTCTTAGTAAGGATATGAAAAATGTGGGGCAATATGGCACGCCCGATCCTATCGAATGCCTTGAACTCAATCTCAAAGCAATAGTATTGAACACCTACGAAGGCAAGACACCAGATGTTGACTTTGCCAAGTTCTTTGTTCTGAATGCAAAGGTACTCGAGGTAATGAAATTTGGAGTCTATTGTAATAGCTGCAATCAGAAGTGGGTGGCTAATCAGCACATGCGGCTACAACTGGATAACAGAGCTTCTAGAGATGCACGATTTGATTTTGAACGAGATTATGGCAATTGCCGTTTTTATTATAAGAAGCACATGCATGATATGTGGATAGCTGATACCTTTGATAGGTCATTATGCAAATTCTGTCGGAAGGTTTGA